One genomic segment of Lampris incognitus isolate fLamInc1 chromosome 2, fLamInc1.hap2, whole genome shotgun sequence includes these proteins:
- the bhlhe23 gene encoding class E basic helix-loop-helix protein 23, which translates to MNAGEDNLLKSISNDTLLDLTQRYGQSAFGFGAGHGAGSPGRFPLTQAADFLSSQTSKSNESGGEQTSDDDDGFDTLESRKRGSAFDDDKHGGPLAKKPKEQRSLRLSINARERRRMHDLNDALDGLRSVIPYAHSPSVRKLSKIATLLLAKNYILMQAQALEEMRRLVAYLNQGQSITSPMPTALAPFGQAAVYPFSSSALATCAEKCTTFSGTPSTLFKHCNDKP; encoded by the coding sequence ATGAATGCCGGCGAAGACAACTTGCTGAAGTCCATCAGCAACGACACGCTGCTCGACCTGACGCAGCGCTACGGCCAGTCCGCCTTCGGCTTCGGCGCTGGCCACGGTGCTGGAAGCCCCGGCCGCTTCCCGCTCACGCAAGCCGCCGACTTCCTCTCCAGCCAGACCAGCAAGTCGAACGAGAGCGGCGGGGAGCAGACCAGCGACGACGACGACGGTTTCGACACCCTGGAGTCCCGGAAGCGGGGCTCGGCGTTCGACGACGATAAGCACGGGGGACCCCTGGCGAAGAAACCCAAGGAGCAGCGCTCCCTGCGCCTCAGCATCAACGCGCGGGAGAGGAGACGCATGCACGACCTGAACGACGCGCTGGACGGCCTGCGCTCCGTCATCCCGTACGCTCACAGCCCCTCGGTGAGAAAACTCTCCAAAATCGCCACGCTTCTCCTGGCCAAAAACTATATCCTCATGCAGGCCCAGGCCCTGGAGGAGATGAGGCGGCTTGTGGCGTATCTGAACCAGGGACAGAGCATCACCTCGCCGATGCCCACCGCCTTGGCGCCCTTTGGACAGGCTGCCGTTTACCCTTTCTCGAGTTCGGCGCTCGCCACCTGCGCCGAGAAGTGTACTACTTTTTCCGGGACGCCCTCCACCCTCTTCAAACACTGCAACGACAAGCCTTGA